The sequence below is a genomic window from Colletotrichum destructivum chromosome 4, complete sequence.
GTGATGCCAGTGAgtttttccccccctcgcAGCGATGTTTTCCATGTCAAATCTACTAAGCTGAAGCTTCATCCCGCAGACAGGAAGTGAGCGCCTGATCTGGGGCCAAGGTCAGCCGTCCTCACTCCGCGCCGTGACAACCAGCCTCAGGGGCGTCCCGATCACGCTCGCAGCCGCCATCTGCTGGGAGAACTACATGCCGCTTCTGCGACACTCGCTCTACAGCCAGAACGTCAGCCTTTACCTGGCCCCGACGGCGGACACGCGCGACACCTGGCCGGCCCTCATGCGAACGGTCGCCTGCGAGGGGAGGTGCTTCGTCCTGAGCGCGAACCAGTGCCTCAAGAAGCAGAGCCAGCCCGCCTGGGTCTACGGGGAGAAGTCCGAGAGCGAGGAGTTCGTGTCCACCGGCGGGTCCTGCATCGTGTCTCCGCTGGGACAACTCCTTCAGGGGCCGTTGtgggaggatgaggacggcATGCTGACGGTCGGTGTCAACTTCGACGACTGCGTCAGAGGCAGGTTGGATCTGGATGTCGCTGGGAGCTATTCGAGGTATGCTGAGGCTCTCTGTGGGCTTTCacggtgtgtgtgttttACGGCTCGCTGACATGGCCAAACAGGAATGACGCCTTCAAGCTGACTGTCACTGGGCT
It includes:
- a CDS encoding Putative carbon-nitrogen hydrolase, nitrilase/Cyanide hydratase, whose translation is MAASPPTIYLAVSQKHTLSTTPETLEALSEQCQKASKQDPSPDLILFPEAYIGGYPRGATFGAAVGGRTPEGREQFLNYFKDAADLGDTPEGAGEKWVKRELEGQEEGGAGRVRRGDGTREYLERVARETGIFIVTGIVERAGGTLYCAVVYVCPKLGVIGKRRKVMPTGSERLIWGQGQPSSLRAVTTSLRGVPITLAAAICWENYMPLLRHSLYSQNVSLYLAPTADTRDTWPALMRTVACEGRCFVLSANQCLKKQSQPAWVYGEKSESEEFVSTGGSCIVSPLGQLLQGPLWEDEDGMLTVGVNFDDCVRGRLDLDVAGSYSRNDAFKLTVTGLDISPPL